In one Chelmon rostratus isolate fCheRos1 chromosome 7, fCheRos1.pri, whole genome shotgun sequence genomic region, the following are encoded:
- the LOC121609604 gene encoding uncharacterized protein LOC121609604 isoform X2: MMISAHFTLLFFWVTQAQTRAPNRTVTPKTETKNASLPAKPKDSSGGELSGIKVLATVTVTVAMVLAALAVYLCLSRQSCNCKGEPVLSRSGSPLPPHSVLSPVTGPLSTQSERVTLRIPTPENESDTEVPYADIMITVRGVSTPELTQVGYLTPGDQKECWGDDLRSHLQSSRSADRLHVPHPRDISRKMSTNSEYAVITYA; the protein is encoded by the exons ATGATGATCTCGGCCCACTtcactttgctctttttttggGTGACACAAG CTCAAACAAGAGCCCCAAACCGGACAGTTACCCCAAAGACTGAAACTAAAAATG CATCTCTTCCTGCGAAGCCAAAAGATTCAAGTGGAG GAGAACTTAGTGGAATTAAGGTTTTAGCAACAGTTACCgtcactgttgccatggtgctTGCAGCATTGGCTGTTTATCTGTGTCtgagcagacagagctgcaaTTGTAAAG GGGAGCCTGTTCTGTCCAGGTCAGG CTCACCACTACCCCCTCACTCTGTCCTCTCACCAGTGACTG GGCCACTGTCCACACAAAGTGAAAGAGTGACTTTGAGGATTCCTACACCAG AAAATGAGAGCGACACCGAGGTTCCATATGCAGACATAATGATCACTGTCCGAGGCGTCAGTACACCAGAGCTCACTCAGGTCGGCTACTTGACTCCAGGGGATCAAAAAGAG tGCTGGGGAGATGACTTGAGGTCTCACCTGCAGTCTTCACGTTCAGCAGACAGACTGCATGTCCCCCATCCCAGAGACATCAGCCGCAAGATGAGCACCAACTCTGAGTACGCGGTCATCACATACGCCTAA
- the spa17 gene encoding sperm surface protein Sp17 isoform X2: MDCHNEDCSRPQEEEDIMDIPLDDPEANRAAAKIQAGFRGHMTRKKMKPEDKAEGEEVSSTGDVLNGSQGDTETGGSGAVERDDTSVPEQ; encoded by the exons ATGGACTGTCACAAT GAGGACTGCAGCCGAccccaggaggaggaggacatcaTGGACATCCCCCTGGATGACCCCGAGGCCAACAGGGCTGCTGCCAAGATCCAGGCTGGCTTCCGAGGCCACATGACCCGTAAGAAGATGAAGCCGGAGGACAAAGCAGAAGGGGAGGAGGTGAGCAGCACTGGGGATGTGCTCAACGGCAGCCAGGGGGACACAG agACAGGAGGATCGGGGGCAGTAGAGAGAGACGACACATCTGTGCCAGAGCAGTGA
- the spa17 gene encoding sperm surface protein Sp17 isoform X1, with product MDCHNQEDCSRPQEEEDIMDIPLDDPEANRAAAKIQAGFRGHMTRKKMKPEDKAEGEEVSSTGDVLNGSQGDTETGGSGAVERDDTSVPEQ from the exons ATGGACTGTCACAAT CAGGAGGACTGCAGCCGAccccaggaggaggaggacatcaTGGACATCCCCCTGGATGACCCCGAGGCCAACAGGGCTGCTGCCAAGATCCAGGCTGGCTTCCGAGGCCACATGACCCGTAAGAAGATGAAGCCGGAGGACAAAGCAGAAGGGGAGGAGGTGAGCAGCACTGGGGATGTGCTCAACGGCAGCCAGGGGGACACAG agACAGGAGGATCGGGGGCAGTAGAGAGAGACGACACATCTGTGCCAGAGCAGTGA
- the LOC121609604 gene encoding uncharacterized protein LOC121609604 isoform X1, giving the protein MMISAHFTLLFFWVTQEFVNCVNMKTTVDHMTVALGDSLTLDCTYNCSTGFVRGCWSKASDSSGCHGIITKSNFCTLSLHLSNVTTEDLKKNYTCYTQHTDDFQLQQKTERIVLLQLQAQTRAPNRTVTPKTETKNASLPAKPKDSSGGELSGIKVLATVTVTVAMVLAALAVYLCLSRQSCNCKGEPVLSRSGSPLPPHSVLSPVTGPLSTQSERVTLRIPTPENESDTEVPYADIMITVRGVSTPELTQVGYLTPGDQKECWGDDLRSHLQSSRSADRLHVPHPRDISRKMSTNSEYAVITYA; this is encoded by the exons ATGATGATCTCGGCCCACTtcactttgctctttttttggGTGACACAAG AATTTGTGAACTGTGTTAATATGAAGACAACCGTTGATCACATGACTGTAGCGTTAGGAGACTCGCTTACATTAGATTGCACCTACAATTGCTCCACCGGATTTGTTCGTGGCTGTTGGAGTAAAGCATCAGATAGCTCTGGCTGTCATGGGATAATCACAAAAAGCAACTTTTGCACATTGTCTCTTCATCTATCAAATGTGACCACTGAAGATCTGAAGAAGAACTACACTTgctacacacaacacacagatgattttcagcttcaacaaaaaacagagcgtattgttttactgcagctgcaAG CTCAAACAAGAGCCCCAAACCGGACAGTTACCCCAAAGACTGAAACTAAAAATG CATCTCTTCCTGCGAAGCCAAAAGATTCAAGTGGAG GAGAACTTAGTGGAATTAAGGTTTTAGCAACAGTTACCgtcactgttgccatggtgctTGCAGCATTGGCTGTTTATCTGTGTCtgagcagacagagctgcaaTTGTAAAG GGGAGCCTGTTCTGTCCAGGTCAGG CTCACCACTACCCCCTCACTCTGTCCTCTCACCAGTGACTG GGCCACTGTCCACACAAAGTGAAAGAGTGACTTTGAGGATTCCTACACCAG AAAATGAGAGCGACACCGAGGTTCCATATGCAGACATAATGATCACTGTCCGAGGCGTCAGTACACCAGAGCTCACTCAGGTCGGCTACTTGACTCCAGGGGATCAAAAAGAG tGCTGGGGAGATGACTTGAGGTCTCACCTGCAGTCTTCACGTTCAGCAGACAGACTGCATGTCCCCCATCCCAGAGACATCAGCCGCAAGATGAGCACCAACTCTGAGTACGCGGTCATCACATACGCCTAA